A window of Fibrobacter sp. UWB11 contains these coding sequences:
- a CDS encoding lipopolysaccharide biosynthesis protein encodes MAASLITFVVGLGIRFGLTPYIVRTIGPEAYGFIGLSANILTYTSLITIALNSMVGRFITIKYCEGNIDEANKYYASVFLSNIILAFVITFVVSLCIVWLEYLINIPENLVFDVKLLFALMAINNIIGLLAGTWTIATFIKNRLDLSNVRTIIGTAIKALSLILLFSFFKPHVWYLGLAGMLLTIYTAFANYRFTSVLTPELGVKKENFEVSKIVELLKSGVWSLISRLGEILGQGFDLLLANLYIGMIEMGYFAITKNVPVIILGLFQSISAVFAPTMTRYFAEKKHDELLNECHKSIRILSFFTAIPLTCLYVYGDSFYRLWLPSENADDLIFLTILGTFALAYTLPLESFWNIFTITNKLKYSTLFMLGNNVTVFLIVFASMFIVESSEMRLYVLAGTRSFCGIIRGFVFLPMYGARCLLLPKTTFYKNLFKALAYFIICLVICFGIKHFFEPTSWAQLALAFSLVTVVCIVTGAYIILSKLDRAYLLKKIKEKVF; translated from the coding sequence ATGGCGGCATCGTTAATAACTTTTGTCGTCGGTTTGGGTATTCGTTTTGGGTTGACTCCGTATATCGTAAGAACCATTGGCCCAGAAGCTTACGGGTTTATCGGATTGTCTGCAAATATTCTTACTTATACAAGTCTGATAACTATTGCTTTGAACTCAATGGTCGGACGTTTTATCACCATTAAATATTGTGAAGGGAATATCGATGAGGCCAATAAATATTATGCTTCGGTATTCCTTTCGAACATAATTCTTGCATTCGTCATCACGTTCGTTGTTTCTTTGTGTATTGTATGGCTAGAGTACCTCATCAATATACCAGAAAATTTGGTGTTTGATGTTAAATTGTTGTTTGCCCTTATGGCGATAAACAATATTATAGGCCTTCTCGCAGGAACATGGACTATCGCAACGTTTATAAAAAATAGACTTGATTTAAGTAATGTCCGTACTATTATTGGAACAGCAATAAAGGCTTTGTCCCTGATTTTATTGTTCAGTTTCTTTAAGCCCCATGTTTGGTATCTTGGTTTGGCAGGAATGCTTCTCACTATATACACTGCGTTTGCAAACTATAGGTTCACAAGCGTTTTAACGCCAGAACTTGGTGTAAAAAAAGAAAACTTTGAGGTTAGCAAAATTGTAGAGCTTTTGAAATCGGGCGTGTGGAGCTTGATTTCGAGACTAGGTGAAATCCTCGGTCAAGGCTTTGATTTGCTGCTTGCAAACCTGTATATTGGCATGATTGAAATGGGATATTTTGCAATTACAAAAAATGTTCCTGTTATTATTTTAGGACTCTTTCAGTCGATATCCGCGGTGTTTGCGCCTACGATGACGAGGTACTTTGCCGAGAAGAAACATGACGAGTTGCTCAATGAATGTCACAAGTCTATTCGAATTCTGTCTTTCTTTACTGCGATTCCGTTAACGTGTCTTTATGTTTATGGCGATTCATTCTATAGGTTGTGGCTCCCGAGCGAAAATGCTGATGATTTGATATTCCTTACTATTTTAGGTACCTTTGCGTTAGCGTATACTTTGCCTCTTGAATCTTTCTGGAATATATTCACTATAACAAATAAATTGAAGTATTCTACGCTGTTCATGTTAGGCAATAACGTCACCGTATTCTTGATTGTTTTCGCTTCGATGTTTATTGTCGAATCTTCTGAAATGAGGTTGTACGTTTTGGCCGGAACCCGCTCTTTCTGTGGTATAATCAGAGGCTTTGTATTTTTGCCTATGTATGGTGCTCGTTGCCTGCTTTTGCCAAAGACTACGTTCTATAAAAACCTCTTTAAGGCACTAGCTTATTTTATCATATGTTTGGTAATTTGTTTTGGTATAAAGCACTTTTTTGAACCTACCTCATGGGCTCAGCTGGCTTTGGCTTTCTCATTAGTAACGGTTGTGTGCATAGTTACTGGTGCTTACATTATCTTGTCTAAGCTAGACCGCGCCTATTTGTTGAAAAAGATAAAGGAAAAAGTTTTTTAA
- a CDS encoding polysaccharide biosynthesis tyrosine autokinase, with protein MAASSKKEETDLFDLLKEFVKNWKIMVPCIILAGIIGVFVAMWIRPVYKVDALLQIESKNNKSVGLMGGLPSLFASASPAETEIELIYSRQIIGEAVEKLRLQYTATPINKMDRLLHHEGRMELSQFEVPWKSIPKDEKRGPWIATAVDSSSFDLYDHNNNKILTGTVGQTYRVPYAGDTLIFSVFHMDATAGQKFKLNKLERLDAIAKFKKAFEVKEKSRKTGILEFSYQDIYPDRATKILNEIATSYLRQNVEQRNAEAQKTLEFLEKQLPDVKAQMDSSLLKFNTYRNKVGSIDIGAETQLILEKRNKLQQSLLDLQQKKQSAVRLFQPEHPTIKTLEDQESNLKRELASNYAATKKLPNTQQEVLKLTNEVDMSKHMYTTMLNNIQQLKLVSAGEVGSVRIIDFAEEVSSPIKPKKSMIVCVALFIGLLFGTLIISIKSKFNNGVRDANFIERETGYSVYAKVPKGNPNGTKGTRPLAVVEPDDVAIESLRALRSSLEFSMEDESKSIIGVSGLIPGVGKSFISVNLAALFAGLGKRVLLIDADLRKGRLHKEFGIKRDKGLSQILLHTATPAEVIRKTEVPNLEVMQCGNVPSNPSELLGSRHYAAMIEELKQQYDLIIIDTPPIMLVTDAALACRVVSEIVMVIEYNRHSIDAIKDGMKQLLKGNNDVHASLVINKYEHGHSDGYGYKYGKY; from the coding sequence ATGGCTGCATCTTCTAAAAAAGAAGAAACTGACCTCTTTGATTTATTAAAGGAATTCGTCAAAAATTGGAAAATCATGGTTCCGTGCATAATTCTTGCCGGAATTATTGGCGTTTTTGTCGCCATGTGGATTCGTCCGGTTTACAAGGTAGACGCCCTGCTCCAAATCGAATCCAAGAATAACAAGAGTGTCGGCTTAATGGGCGGACTTCCCAGCCTCTTTGCCAGCGCAAGCCCTGCTGAAACCGAAATAGAACTCATTTACAGCCGTCAAATCATCGGCGAAGCTGTGGAAAAGTTGCGTTTACAATACACGGCAACACCGATAAACAAGATGGACAGATTGTTGCACCACGAAGGCCGCATGGAACTCAGCCAATTCGAAGTGCCTTGGAAATCCATCCCGAAGGATGAAAAAAGGGGACCTTGGATAGCAACAGCTGTAGACAGCTCTTCATTCGACCTGTATGATCACAATAACAATAAAATCTTAACAGGAACTGTTGGACAAACATATAGAGTTCCTTACGCTGGAGACACACTCATCTTTAGCGTATTCCACATGGATGCAACTGCCGGACAAAAATTCAAGCTCAACAAATTGGAACGTCTTGACGCTATTGCAAAATTCAAAAAGGCATTTGAAGTCAAGGAAAAGAGCAGAAAGACCGGAATCTTGGAATTCAGCTATCAGGACATCTACCCTGACCGCGCTACAAAAATCCTTAACGAGATTGCAACATCTTATTTGAGACAGAACGTAGAACAGCGAAACGCCGAAGCACAAAAGACGCTTGAATTCTTAGAAAAGCAGCTTCCCGACGTCAAAGCCCAAATGGACAGTTCGCTACTCAAGTTCAACACCTATCGCAACAAAGTCGGTTCCATTGACATTGGTGCAGAAACGCAACTGATTTTGGAAAAGCGCAACAAGTTGCAGCAAAGCTTGCTGGACTTGCAGCAGAAAAAACAAAGCGCAGTCCGCCTTTTCCAGCCGGAACATCCGACCATCAAGACCTTGGAAGATCAAGAAAGCAACTTGAAACGCGAGCTCGCAAGCAACTACGCAGCAACAAAGAAACTTCCGAATACACAGCAAGAAGTTTTGAAACTGACGAATGAAGTTGACATGAGTAAGCACATGTACACCACCATGCTCAACAACATTCAACAGCTTAAACTCGTTTCTGCCGGTGAAGTGGGTTCCGTCCGCATTATCGATTTTGCCGAAGAAGTTTCCAGTCCTATAAAGCCCAAGAAATCCATGATTGTATGCGTTGCTTTATTCATCGGTTTACTCTTTGGTACACTTATCATCTCGATCAAGAGCAAATTCAACAACGGTGTCCGAGATGCGAACTTTATTGAACGCGAAACAGGGTACAGCGTTTACGCCAAAGTACCGAAGGGGAACCCCAACGGAACTAAAGGCACTCGCCCGCTCGCTGTAGTCGAACCCGATGATGTGGCAATCGAATCGCTCCGTGCATTACGCAGTTCTCTTGAATTTAGCATGGAAGACGAAAGCAAATCCATTATTGGTGTCAGCGGTCTCATCCCTGGAGTCGGTAAAAGCTTTATTTCAGTCAATCTTGCAGCGCTATTCGCAGGATTAGGCAAAAGAGTCCTTCTCATCGATGCAGACCTCCGCAAAGGTCGCCTGCATAAAGAATTTGGAATCAAGCGCGATAAAGGACTTTCTCAGATTCTTTTACACACAGCAACTCCCGCTGAAGTCATCCGCAAAACGGAAGTTCCAAATCTTGAAGTCATGCAATGCGGCAACGTTCCGAGCAACCCCTCCGAACTGCTCGGTTCCAGGCATTACGCCGCCATGATCGAAGAGTTAAAACAGCAGTACGATCTCATCATCATCGATACTCCGCCGATAATGCTTGTTACTGACGCCGCTCTCGCCTGCCGCGTTGTATCTGAAATCGTTATGGTCATTGAGTACAACCGCCATAGCATTGACGCTATCAAGGATGGCATGAAGCAATTGCTCAAGGGCAACAACGACGTTCACGCAAGCCTCGTGATCAACAAGTACGAACACGGGCATAGCGATGGATACGGCTACAAATACGGGAAGTATTAA
- a CDS encoding glycosyltransferase, with amino-acid sequence MIPKIIHFCWLSDDPYPESIQKCMNSWKEKLPDYEIWKWDFKRFPKGTAKWVDQAFEKRKYAFAADYIRLYALSNYGGIYLDSDVEVLKSFDDLLHLPYFIGMENTPKGIEAATLGCEKHWSLIDDLYNRYKDREFITADGAVQMTPMPAIFRKCIESNYELRFIKNQSEFDYDKDVVNVFPVDWFSPKTWDTQKLEVTENTYSIHHFAGSWLKKEPIQIKRDLKNKLKTFGRSVFSVYKKYFYFTHPYSIISNIPLGHYYYHSCNTSSHSPFTEVSLYDDDFFNVVDNLSYVKDFNLKFIRSSESKHQNDLDDFFSMAAVENFDIEIHFRNLDSRKIALESWNDGMKRFNVKNAKCIYVKADPTTEELDRLSKYVNKVLLVTNRETSYPYQVVTPTLTKFNEKTLYWLNGPLIRKIARKFEPVK; translated from the coding sequence ATGATCCCCAAGATAATCCATTTCTGTTGGCTTAGTGATGATCCCTATCCAGAATCTATCCAGAAATGCATGAATTCATGGAAGGAAAAATTACCCGATTATGAAATTTGGAAATGGGATTTCAAGAGATTTCCTAAAGGTACTGCCAAATGGGTTGACCAGGCGTTCGAAAAACGAAAGTACGCCTTTGCCGCTGATTACATACGACTTTACGCCTTATCCAATTATGGCGGCATATATCTAGATAGTGATGTTGAAGTTTTAAAATCGTTCGATGACTTGCTTCATTTGCCCTATTTCATTGGCATGGAAAACACGCCGAAGGGAATTGAGGCTGCAACTTTGGGATGCGAAAAACATTGGAGCCTGATAGACGATTTGTACAATCGCTACAAAGACAGAGAATTTATAACAGCTGACGGTGCCGTGCAAATGACTCCTATGCCCGCTATTTTTAGAAAGTGCATTGAGTCTAATTATGAATTGCGGTTTATAAAAAATCAATCTGAATTTGATTACGACAAGGATGTTGTCAATGTGTTCCCTGTTGATTGGTTTAGTCCAAAGACTTGGGATACGCAAAAACTTGAGGTTACCGAAAATACGTATTCGATTCACCACTTTGCGGGCTCGTGGTTGAAAAAAGAGCCCATTCAAATTAAAAGAGATTTAAAAAACAAACTGAAAACTTTTGGTAGAAGTGTTTTCTCGGTTTATAAAAAATATTTTTATTTCACGCATCCTTATTCAATCATTTCAAACATTCCTTTAGGACACTATTACTACCATTCTTGCAATACATCATCGCACTCTCCGTTTACGGAAGTAAGCCTTTATGATGATGACTTTTTCAATGTTGTTGACAACCTGTCTTATGTAAAAGACTTTAATTTGAAGTTTATTAGATCGTCTGAATCAAAGCATCAAAATGATTTGGATGATTTCTTCTCGATGGCAGCCGTTGAAAACTTTGATATCGAAATACATTTCCGAAATTTGGATTCCCGGAAAATTGCATTAGAAAGTTGGAACGACGGCATGAAAAGATTCAACGTGAAAAATGCCAAATGCATTTATGTCAAGGCGGATCCGACTACGGAAGAACTCGATCGTTTGTCAAAATACGTGAATAAAGTATTGCTGGTAACCAATCGAGAAACTTCTTACCCTTATCAAGTGGTCACGCCAACATTAACGAAGTTCAATGAAAAAACGTTATATTGGTTAAACGGACCGCTTATAAGGAAAATTGCCCGTAAATTCGAACCTGTGAAATAA
- the sppA gene encoding signal peptide peptidase SppA: MMRKIIAAFFALTALSYAYLPGESGFVSLDGGHGVFGNPAGLSSLDSKGALLSYQFDDGITELRIGGNLDRLGAGFEYRFNDKGMDESRWNLTYSFPLFDRSAFLGSRFMAFRSADFTGTEWTFSPGILIRPFRFISLGYSCDNLLYLGPASMERIHNAGATLRLGSFLSASYDVENWKEHRLLLELSLYGYRFGFKMPLYGDDDEFALTLSTSFGGHVDASLKILDDFLPKGGSIGFHSARNPQSSHAAKIIRVPLNMEVSEVEKKFLFFEPSSIGLMRVRNLFEHLLRDPAAGLVVLDFSGYTGNLAISEEINRYVKMLKSRGGLVIAYMDDVRPAVLMAAASVDRIVVEPSAHFTWLGLGGGITFYKGFLDKLGVKVEFLRHGAYKSAVEPYTADSMSVNARENVETLYKDIWELIRMRLASRIKTGSTPVNTEKLDELAQKPVITATGAKKAGLADTTLYIDQVPSYALKTFFGIDAPYAGFRTWSPSNTKIFDESWSHRTKVALLNINGTIDSKMETAVLESLRRLPGMGVKALLVRISSPGGNAIASDKIWGALKNLNRFNIPIVASIGNIGTSGAYYIACGADKIIAEPFAIVGSIGIYGGKIDVSGLMKKIGLRNEPVKTNDYSDARSFARPWTDTEKAALQEYMDDFYNRFTGVVSQATGINQAVVDSVYGGGRVMVGWKAKEAGLVQGLGGFDDALDEVRKLADIPKSTDIELVQLNTEDSFIVPFADTKALSDFVRDMERTQFWAIEPGLINGY, encoded by the coding sequence ATGATGAGAAAAATAATTGCTGCGTTTTTTGCGCTTACGGCGCTATCTTATGCTTACCTTCCTGGCGAATCGGGTTTTGTTTCGCTAGATGGTGGGCATGGTGTTTTCGGGAACCCTGCGGGGCTTTCGTCACTTGATTCCAAGGGAGCGCTGCTCTCGTACCAATTCGATGACGGCATTACCGAGCTACGGATTGGCGGTAATTTGGACCGTCTGGGTGCCGGGTTTGAGTACCGTTTTAACGATAAGGGCATGGACGAATCGCGTTGGAACTTGACGTATAGTTTCCCGCTTTTTGACCGAAGTGCTTTTTTAGGCAGCCGTTTTATGGCGTTTCGCAGTGCGGATTTTACGGGGACGGAGTGGACGTTTTCTCCCGGTATTTTGATTCGCCCGTTCCGCTTTATTTCCCTTGGCTATTCCTGTGATAATCTGCTTTATTTGGGGCCCGCTTCTATGGAGCGCATCCATAATGCAGGGGCGACTCTTCGCTTGGGGAGTTTCTTGAGTGCAAGTTACGATGTCGAAAATTGGAAGGAACATCGTTTGCTTTTGGAACTATCCCTTTACGGATACCGATTTGGCTTTAAAATGCCCTTGTACGGCGATGACGATGAATTCGCTCTCACGCTTTCTACTTCGTTTGGCGGGCATGTCGATGCTTCCCTCAAGATTCTGGATGACTTTTTGCCGAAGGGCGGAAGTATCGGCTTCCATTCGGCGCGTAATCCGCAGTCTTCCCATGCGGCGAAGATTATACGTGTGCCGCTCAATATGGAAGTTTCCGAAGTGGAAAAGAAGTTTCTTTTCTTTGAACCTTCGTCCATTGGCCTCATGAGGGTTCGTAATTTATTCGAACACTTGCTTCGTGATCCGGCGGCAGGCCTTGTCGTGCTTGATTTCTCTGGGTATACTGGCAATTTGGCTATTTCTGAAGAGATTAACCGTTATGTGAAAATGCTTAAATCTCGCGGGGGCCTTGTCATTGCGTATATGGATGATGTTCGTCCAGCTGTACTTATGGCTGCAGCAAGTGTAGATCGCATTGTAGTGGAACCTTCGGCACATTTTACGTGGCTAGGGCTTGGCGGCGGAATTACGTTCTACAAAGGATTTTTGGATAAACTAGGTGTCAAGGTCGAGTTCTTGCGCCATGGTGCTTACAAGTCTGCTGTGGAACCGTACACGGCGGATTCCATGTCGGTAAATGCTCGCGAAAATGTAGAGACGCTTTACAAGGATATTTGGGAATTGATTCGTATGCGATTGGCTTCGCGGATTAAGACAGGATCGACTCCAGTTAATACGGAAAAACTAGATGAACTTGCTCAAAAACCTGTGATTACTGCGACAGGGGCGAAAAAAGCAGGCCTTGCAGATACGACTCTTTATATAGATCAAGTGCCGAGCTATGCTTTAAAAACATTCTTCGGAATAGATGCTCCTTATGCTGGATTTAGAACATGGTCTCCGTCAAATACGAAAATCTTTGATGAAAGCTGGAGCCATCGTACGAAAGTTGCATTGTTGAATATCAATGGAACGATTGATTCTAAAATGGAAACGGCTGTACTCGAAAGTTTGCGTAGACTTCCTGGCATGGGCGTGAAGGCGCTCCTTGTGCGGATTTCTTCACCGGGCGGAAATGCAATTGCATCCGATAAAATCTGGGGTGCGCTCAAGAACTTGAATCGGTTTAATATTCCGATCGTTGCTAGTATCGGAAATATTGGAACATCAGGCGCCTACTACATTGCATGTGGTGCAGATAAAATAATTGCAGAGCCGTTTGCTATTGTCGGAAGCATTGGTATCTATGGCGGAAAAATTGATGTTTCAGGTTTGATGAAAAAAATAGGGCTAAGAAATGAACCGGTGAAGACTAACGATTATTCTGATGCTCGTTCGTTTGCTCGCCCGTGGACAGACACGGAAAAGGCAGCCCTCCAGGAATACATGGATGATTTCTACAACCGCTTTACGGGCGTGGTTTCGCAGGCGACTGGAATTAATCAGGCCGTGGTGGATTCCGTGTATGGCGGTGGCCGCGTGATGGTGGGCTGGAAGGCAAAAGAGGCCGGCCTTGTGCAAGGACTTGGCGGTTTTGATGATGCACTAGACGAAGTGCGTAAACTTGCCGATATCCCCAAATCCACGGATATTGAACTTGTTCAATTGAATACCGAAGATTCGTTTATCGTTCCGTTTGCCGATACAAAGGCGTTGAGCGATTTTGTCCGCGATATGGAACGCACGCAATTCTGGGCGATTGAACCGGGGTTGATTAATGGTTATTAG